AGCGAAGCCTACTGCGACGGATAGTACCCCCGCGGCCCCAAGAACCACTCCCAATTTGAAGCCCAGTTCGCGCAAACCTGAGATAAGGAACAATAGAAAAATGACATAGAAGATTATGCGATGGAAGAGCTTCAAGCGCTGTGTGTCCAGGCGAGCTTTCAGCAGCTGTTTCACTCCCAGGCAAGCTAGCTTGGCGAACGCATAGCCGGCAACGATGACCAACAATGCGCGAATCAGAGCCATGACCCGCTCATAAGTCAGCATTTCCGCAAGTCCAGTCCAGAGCTCATTCATGGTATTCCCTCCTCTATGTTGATGGCTCGGAAGGCCAGTCCAGGACGAAATGCTTCACGCAAAGATAGGATCGGCTTCAAAGCGGTAAGCTTTTCAGCGCAGAAATGGAAGAACAATCGTATTGTAATTCCGTTTGCATGCGTGAGTGATGCTCAACGCATGCTTAAGAACAGCAGTGAACCTGCACGCTGATACACAAGCTGCCCGGAACAATCGATAGGCAGCCTGTAATCAGGCTCATGGATGGATCAGGATGTCAATCCTCGGGTATAAAATGGATCTCGATTCTGCGGTTTTGCGACCGGCCTTCCTTGGTCGTGTTGGTAGCAATCGGCTTATACTCGCCATATGCAGCCACGGAAATCTTGCCGGGATTGACACCCCCCTGCTCGATGAGGTACCGGGTTACGTTGGTCGCCCTGGTCGTGGACAGCTCCCAGTTGGTCGCGTAGCGGTCCCGCAGCTTCTCACCGATGGGTACGTTATCGGTATGACCCTCGATCACGATTCGCTGGCCTACCGCCGTTTCAAAGGCCTTCGCCACCGCTTCTAGCACCTTCTTGCCTGACGTTCTGACCACCGCTTCACCAGAAAGGAATAATACCTGATCGAAGATATGAACATTCAGCCTACCCAGAAGACTGTCAATCCTGATTTGCCCCAGTTCGATCTGTTCGGTGAGCCCCTCAACCAGTCGTCCATAGGTGCTCTGCAGCTCCGCCATCTTCATAGCCTGCTCCTGCTGCTCCTTGGCAATTCGGTCGCATAGGACTTGGTGTTCTACCTGGAGAGAGGCTAACTCAGATTCCAGAGCCTGCTTGTCATTGGTCAATTGCAGGATCAGCTGGTCCTTCTCAGACTTGGAGGCCTCCATGGCGGCCTGAAGACTGGCGTTGGCCTCCTCCAGACTCGGTACCCGACTGCCGAGTTCGGCATTTTCTCCCTGGAGCCGGCCAACTTCTGCCAGCAGCGAATCGCGTTCCGCCGTCAGGGCAGCTACCTCCTTAATCAGCTGCGCTACCTCGGCTTGAAAACGGTCGGCTTCTTCTACTTTTGCCTGGAATTTCCCAGTAGAGACACAACTGGCTATCAGAAGAATGATAGCGCCTGAAATAAACAGCTGTATGAGTCGCATCTTGATCCCTCCCTATATGATTTCGATGTTATCAACAAAGCTCGCCATTAAATGTATATATCTTTGTGACTACCTCCAATTGGATTTAAAATTATTATTGCGTTCTATCTTCTATTTATGCTTACCGGCTGCAGCGATTTCATCTTACCTTCAATCTATCTTAGCCTCCGGGAGGGAAACCATGCTCGTCCATATCGTCTCTGTTCTGGGTGGTTTGATTCTGTTGATCGTAGGTGCTGACAGTCTGGTACGGGGCAGCTCGGGGATCGCGTTACGATTGGGTGTCAGTGCCCTGGCAGTCGGGCTGACCGTCGTGGCCTTCGGTACCAGCGCCCCTGAACTCGTGGTCAGCCTTAATGCGGCGATGATCGATAAGGGTTCCATCAGTCTCGGTAATATAATCGGCTCGAACATCGCCAATATTGCACTCATACTTGGTCTGTGCGCGATTCTAAGCCCTATCCGTATCCATGCTCAACTGTTTCGCCGGGACGTACCGGTTGCCATTCTGGCCACAGTCGTTCTGACTGTCATGATCGTCAATAATAGCCTGGGACGTCTGGAGGGCCTGATTCTCTTTCTATTATTTGGATCTTATCTTGGAACAACAATTTACCTGTCCAGGCGCGAGCGCGATGAGCACCTTCGCAAAGAGTTCAAGCAGGCTGTTCCAGCACGGCCTCAAAAACTGGGCCTCCTGCT
This genomic window from Candidatus Neomarinimicrobiota bacterium contains:
- a CDS encoding OmpA family protein — protein: MRLIQLFISGAIILLIASCVSTGKFQAKVEEADRFQAEVAQLIKEVAALTAERDSLLAEVGRLQGENAELGSRVPSLEEANASLQAAMEASKSEKDQLILQLTNDKQALESELASLQVEHQVLCDRIAKEQQEQAMKMAELQSTYGRLVEGLTEQIELGQIRIDSLLGRLNVHIFDQVLFLSGEAVVRTSGKKVLEAVAKAFETAVGQRIVIEGHTDNVPIGEKLRDRYATNWELSTTRATNVTRYLIEQGGVNPGKISVAAYGEYKPIATNTTKEGRSQNRRIEIHFIPED
- a CDS encoding sodium:calcium antiporter — protein: MLVHIVSVLGGLILLIVGADSLVRGSSGIALRLGVSALAVGLTVVAFGTSAPELVVSLNAAMIDKGSISLGNIIGSNIANIALILGLCAILSPIRIHAQLFRRDVPVAILATVVLTVMIVNNSLGRLEGLILFLLFGSYLGTTIYLSRRERDEHLRKEFKQAVPARPQKLGLLLLLIIVGLGLLVLGAHLFVAGAIALARRLAVSEAVIG